A DNA window from Oryctolagus cuniculus chromosome 21, mOryCun1.1, whole genome shotgun sequence contains the following coding sequences:
- the LOC100354142 gene encoding catechol O-methyltransferase isoform X2: MGSPAPPFMQMLEAPPPLWAAAALGLTLLGLMVFLCRRHWAMLRIGYNEFLLQPLRNLLMGDSKEQRILHHVRQHAQRGDPQSVLDAIDTYCSQKEWAMNVGDKKGAIMDSVIQEYRPSLVLELGAYCGYSAVRIARLLPPGGRLLTMEINPTYAAITQQMLDIAGLQDKVTVLLGASQDLIPQLKHKYDVDTLDMVFLDHWKDRYLPDTLLLEECGLLRKGSVLLADNVIVPGAPDFLAHVRGSSSFECTHYSSFLEYMPVVDGLEKAIYVGPGRPN; this comes from the exons ATGGGGTCCCCAGCTCCCCCCTTTATGCAG ATgctggaggccccgcccccgctgtgGGCGGCCGCCGCGCTGGGCCTGACTCTGCTGGGGCTGATGGTGTTCCTGTGCCGCCGGCACTGGGCCATGCTGCGGATCGGCTACAACGAGTTCCTCCTGCAGCCGCTCCGGAACCTGCTCATGGGCGACAGCAAGGAGCAGCGCATCCTGCACCACGTGCGGCAGCACGCGCAGCGCGGGGACCCGCAGAGCGTGCTGGACGCCATCGACACCTACTGCTCGCAGAAGGAGTGGGCCATGAACGTGGGTGACAAGAAAG GAGCGATCATGGACTCCGTGATCCAGGAGTACCGCCCCTCTctggtgctggagctgggagcctaCTGTGGCTACTCTGCGGTGCGCATCGCCCGTCTGCTGCCCCCTGGCGGGCGGCTGCTCACCATGGAGATCAACCCCACCTATGCGGCCATCACCCAGCAAATGCTGGACATTGCTGGGCTGCAGGACAAG GTCACCGTGCTGCTCGGGGCGTCCCAGGACCTCATCCCCCAGCTGAAGCACAAGTACGACGTGGACACATTGGACATGGTCTTCCTGGACCACTGGAAGGACCGCTACCTGCCGGACACGCTCCTGCTGGag GAGTGTGGCCTTCTGCGGAAGGGGTCGGTGCTGCTGGCCGACAACGTCATCGTGCCAGGGGCTCCTGACTTCCTGGCCCACGTGCGCGGGAGCAGCAGCTTCGAGTGCACACACTACAGCTCGTTCCTGGAGTACATGCCAGTGGTGGACGGGCTGGAGAAGGCCATCTACGTGGGCCCAGGCCGCCCGAACTGA
- the LOC100354142 gene encoding catechol O-methyltransferase isoform X1, producing MLEAPPPLWAAAALGLTLLGLMVFLCRRHWAMLRIGYNEFLLQPLRNLLMGDSKEQRILHHVRQHAQRGDPQSVLDAIDTYCSQKEWAMNVGDKKGAIMDSVIQEYRPSLVLELGAYCGYSAVRIARLLPPGGRLLTMEINPTYAAITQQMLDIAGLQDKVTVLLGASQDLIPQLKHKYDVDTLDMVFLDHWKDRYLPDTLLLEECGLLRKGSVLLADNVIVPGAPDFLAHVRGSSSFECTHYSSFLEYMPVVDGLEKAIYVGPGRPN from the exons ATgctggaggccccgcccccgctgtgGGCGGCCGCCGCGCTGGGCCTGACTCTGCTGGGGCTGATGGTGTTCCTGTGCCGCCGGCACTGGGCCATGCTGCGGATCGGCTACAACGAGTTCCTCCTGCAGCCGCTCCGGAACCTGCTCATGGGCGACAGCAAGGAGCAGCGCATCCTGCACCACGTGCGGCAGCACGCGCAGCGCGGGGACCCGCAGAGCGTGCTGGACGCCATCGACACCTACTGCTCGCAGAAGGAGTGGGCCATGAACGTGGGTGACAAGAAAG GAGCGATCATGGACTCCGTGATCCAGGAGTACCGCCCCTCTctggtgctggagctgggagcctaCTGTGGCTACTCTGCGGTGCGCATCGCCCGTCTGCTGCCCCCTGGCGGGCGGCTGCTCACCATGGAGATCAACCCCACCTATGCGGCCATCACCCAGCAAATGCTGGACATTGCTGGGCTGCAGGACAAG GTCACCGTGCTGCTCGGGGCGTCCCAGGACCTCATCCCCCAGCTGAAGCACAAGTACGACGTGGACACATTGGACATGGTCTTCCTGGACCACTGGAAGGACCGCTACCTGCCGGACACGCTCCTGCTGGag GAGTGTGGCCTTCTGCGGAAGGGGTCGGTGCTGCTGGCCGACAACGTCATCGTGCCAGGGGCTCCTGACTTCCTGGCCCACGTGCGCGGGAGCAGCAGCTTCGAGTGCACACACTACAGCTCGTTCCTGGAGTACATGCCAGTGGTGGACGGGCTGGAGAAGGCCATCTACGTGGGCCCAGGCCGCCCGAACTGA